Proteins found in one Thermoplasmata archaeon genomic segment:
- the asnA gene encoding aspartate--ammonia ligase, with product MMDAKKADLAGPGIGSYEDLEKVLPNDYTPLLDPRETQRAVFAVKQYIEEHLCKELNLMMVQVPLIVDVESGVNDMLDRDGSRTPVQFHISNDHDRHPVDAQVVQAATKWKRMALKQFGCQVGEGICTDMRAVRKDYFLDHDHSAYVDQWDWEKVIREEDRTLDTWKDTVQKIWKVIRGAEALARRRFPALRSGQMPPLPDALRFIHAEDILDMYPDLPRKQRETNLVQKYPAVCILGIGWPLKDGLPHEMRAADYDDWVAETRSDDGRPMHGLNGDILVWNRVTRRRHELMSGGIRVTAETLRTQLEMSGQLANLRLPYHQAIMKGEIPLSVGSGIGQSRTQMLLLRKAHLGEVSVAVWPRILKEMSARRNIRVLE from the coding sequence ATGATGGATGCGAAGAAAGCGGATCTCGCGGGCCCGGGGATCGGGAGCTACGAGGACCTCGAGAAGGTCCTGCCGAACGACTACACACCCCTGCTCGACCCGCGGGAGACGCAGCGTGCCGTCTTCGCGGTGAAGCAGTACATCGAGGAGCACCTGTGCAAGGAGCTCAACCTGATGATGGTCCAGGTGCCGCTCATCGTGGACGTCGAAAGCGGCGTGAACGACATGCTGGACCGGGACGGCTCGCGCACGCCCGTCCAGTTCCACATCTCGAACGACCACGACCGCCACCCGGTGGACGCCCAGGTCGTGCAGGCCGCGACGAAGTGGAAGCGCATGGCGCTCAAGCAGTTCGGCTGCCAGGTCGGCGAGGGCATCTGCACGGACATGCGCGCCGTGCGGAAGGACTACTTCCTGGACCACGACCACAGCGCGTACGTGGACCAGTGGGACTGGGAGAAGGTGATCCGCGAGGAAGACCGCACGCTGGACACGTGGAAGGACACGGTCCAGAAGATCTGGAAGGTGATCCGCGGCGCAGAGGCGCTCGCGCGCCGACGCTTCCCCGCCCTGCGGTCCGGCCAGATGCCGCCGCTGCCCGACGCGCTCCGGTTCATCCACGCGGAGGACATCCTGGACATGTACCCCGACCTGCCGCGGAAGCAGCGCGAGACGAACCTGGTCCAGAAGTACCCCGCCGTCTGCATCCTGGGGATCGGCTGGCCCCTCAAGGACGGCCTGCCCCACGAGATGCGCGCGGCGGACTACGACGACTGGGTCGCGGAGACCCGGTCCGACGACGGGCGGCCGATGCACGGCCTCAATGGGGACATCCTCGTCTGGAACCGTGTGACGCGTCGCCGGCACGAGCTCATGTCCGGCGGCATCCGCGTGACCGCGGAGACGTTGCGGACGCAGCTCGAGATGTCCGGGCAGCTCGCGAACCTTCGGCTGCCGTACCACCAGGCCATCATGAAGGGCGAGATCCCCCTGAGCGTCGGGAGCGGGATCGGGCAGAGCCGCACCCAGATGCTGCTCCTCCGGAAGGCGCACCTCGGCGAGGTCTCCGTAGCCGTCTGGCCCCGGATCCTCAAGGAGATGTCCGCGCGCCGGAACATTCGGGTCCTCGAGTGA
- a CDS encoding Rab family GTPase — MSAPTRQVKLKLTLIGEQAVGKTSLVHRFVSHSFDDRYITTLGFVVSKKTVNVDLPAGPVVADLIISDIMGKRAFLDLFGDAYFHGTQGVLAVFDVTRKETLSTLGEWIARMQDAVGAFRVVVLGNKIDLADRRVTTDADLMAALGGTGPVDLLYTSAKTGEHVEEAFLRLTRAVLESVMSQAPGTAPGTLAQ, encoded by the coding sequence ATGTCCGCGCCGACCAGGCAGGTCAAGCTCAAACTCACCCTGATCGGCGAGCAGGCCGTGGGCAAGACGAGCCTCGTCCACCGGTTCGTGTCGCACTCCTTCGACGATCGGTACATCACCACCCTCGGGTTCGTCGTCTCCAAGAAGACGGTGAACGTGGATCTCCCCGCAGGCCCGGTCGTCGCGGACCTGATCATCTCGGACATCATGGGGAAGCGGGCGTTCCTCGACCTCTTCGGGGACGCGTACTTCCACGGGACCCAGGGCGTCCTCGCGGTCTTCGACGTGACCCGCAAGGAAACCCTGTCGACGCTCGGGGAGTGGATCGCGCGGATGCAGGACGCGGTCGGCGCGTTCCGCGTCGTCGTCCTGGGCAACAAGATCGACCTCGCGGATCGCCGCGTGACCACGGACGCCGACTTGATGGCGGCCCTCGGCGGCACGGGCCCCGTGGACCTCCTCTACACCTCCGCCAAGACCGGGGAGCATGTGGAGGAAGCGTTCCTCCGGCTCACGCGGGCGGTCCTG